Genomic DNA from Turicibacter faecis:
TTTGTTATTACTCGTTTTAATTGTTAAATTTAAGCTTCATCCGTTTATTTCGCTCCTTATTTCCGCGTTTGTTATAGGACTTGGAAGCGGTCTTCCTGTCCCAATGCTTGTGTCTGCTGTTGAAGAGGGAGCGGGACAAACGTTACAGGGGATTATCTTACTGATTGGACTGGGATCTATGTTCGGGGGAATATTAGAGGTCTCAGGTGGGGCCCAGGCAGTAGCCCAAGCCTTAATCAAAAAATTCGGTGAAAAAAGAGCGGGACTTGCTCTTGGGTTAACAGGGTTAGTCGTAGGGATTACCGTATTCTTTGAAGCAGGTGTCGTTATTTTAATTCCACTGGCTTTTGGGTTGGTGAAAAAGACGAAACGATCAACGCTTTATTATGTGATTCCGTTACTGGCCGGATTGGCCTCAGCCTTTGCGTTTATTCCACCTTCTGCGGGTTCAGTGCTAGTCGCTAATCTTTTAGGGGTTGACCTAGGGATTATGATCGTCGTTGGTGTGATTGTCGGGCTAATGGCCTTACTTGTGGGAGGAATCTTTTTCTCACGCTTTATTGGTCATCGCCTGCATACCGCTTTACCGACCAATGTGTTGGAAGTAGAGGAAATTGATGAAAATCAACTTCCATCTTTTAAGCTAGTGGCAACTATTATTCTCATCCCACTTCTTTTAATTCTAGCGAGTACTGTATCGGTTTATCTTGAGGGGCTTCGCCCGATTCGACCGATTCTTGAGTTTTTAGGGACGCCGTTTGTGGCATTAGTGATAGCCGTATTAAGTGCCGTTTATCTTTTAGGGATTAAACAAGGGTATAATGCGGAACAAGTGCGAAAGATTTTAGAGCGCTCTTTACGGCCAACTGGACAAATTTTACTTGTCATTACAGGTGGAGGTATAATTAGCTTTATTTTACAAGCTTGCGGCGTAGGAGAACTTGTGGGTGGCCTATTAGAAAGTAGTGGCTTACCTTATGTTTTAGCAGCTTTCCTCATTGCTGGATTTATTCGTTTTTCTGTCGGAGCTGCGGTTGTGGCGATGACGATGGCTGCTGGAATTATGGCATCGATGCCTGCTGTGCTGGAATTATCACCCCTTTATTTAGCCGCCATGGTTTGTGCGATTAATGGGGGAGCGACGGCCTTTAGTCACTTTAATGATTCAGGATTTTGGTTGGTGAGCTCACTTTTAGAAATCGATGAAAAAACAACATTAAAATCATGGACAGTTATGGAAACATTAATTGGAGTGACAGGGTTGGTTTGTGCCCTTGTGATTTCGATGTTTGCTTAAAGTCGAAAAAAGGAGGATAAAAACGTGTTTCAAATTGAGGTTGTTTTAAATAGTATCACGCATGCGAAAGATTTAGTTTCAATTGCAGAAGGAACACCGTGTGAGGTTTGGCTTCATTGTCATCGTTACGTGGTTAATGCAAAATCATTACTAGGAGTGCTGAGTTTACCTTTTATGGAAGAGGCGAAATTATCACTTGAAACAGAGGATCAACAGGTGATTGATGAGGTTTTAAAAAGATTAAGCACTTTTCATTTACTAAAAGATGAAAGCGCTATTAACGATAAGGCGTATGATTTAGTGGCGCTTGGGGAAATTTTGATTGATTTTACACAAGAGGGTGTCACGGCATCCGGCCAAAAAATATTTGTTCAACATGCTGGAGGAGCTCCTGCTAATGTTTTAGTCGCTGCTAGCAAACTGGGATCAAAAACGGCATTTTTAGGAAAGGTGGGTACAGATGCTCACGGTAGGTTTTTGAAAACAACACTAGAAGCGGAAGGAGTGGAGACTAAGGGACTCATTCTTGATTCAAATTTCTTTACGACGCTCGCCTTTGTAGAATTAGATGAAAGCGGGGAGCGAACCTTTTCATTTGCTAGAAAGCCGGGGGCGGATACCCAAATTCAAAAAGAGGAACTTCCATTAGAAATTTTAAAACAGAGTCGCATCTTTCATGTAGGATCGCTGTCTCTTACGCATCAACCGAGCTATGAGACGACGTTTTACGCGGTTAAATATGCAAAGGAACATGGGGCGATGATTTCCTATGACCCAAATTATCGGGCGTCCTTATGGGAGAGTGAAGAAATCGCGAAAGAGGTCATGCGCCAGATGATTCCTTATACGGATATTATGAAAATCTCGGAGGTTGAGATGGAGCTTTTAACGGATCAATCGACTCCAGAGGCTGCTGCCACGTGTTTAATTAATCAAGGGGTTCAAATCGTATTGATTACACTCGGAAAGGATGGCGCGTATCTTTATACGGAAGAAGGCGGGCAGTTGATTCCAGGGTATTTAAGCCATGTCATCGATACAACGGGAGCGGGAGATGCCTTTCTAGGCGGCTTTTTACATAGTCTTTCACAACACCCTATTTTGATGTCACAACTATCTTTAAAGGGATTAACGTCTCACGTCAGACTTGCAAATGCGGTGGCAAGCTTATGTGTTGAACAAATGGGGGCGATTCCAGCGATGCCTCTTAAAGAATCAGTTTGTAAACGTTTTATTGGATTTGCGTAGTCTAGTAGGGGCGAGGGTGATCAGGACAAGTCGCCCCCCTGGTTAAGAACAAACAAAAGGATGACAGTTGACACTCGTCATCCTTTTGTTTGTTTACGTTTTAAGCGCTCTGTGCATCAGATCTTAAGAAACCTTAGCTGATTGCAACTGACGGAAGGTTAAATCGCGAATCGCTATCTTTTATGAAATAGTTGCAGATGAGTGATAGGCGGGCTTTGATATGTTATAATGAAGAAAATGAATGATGTCCTCTTTTGAAATCGTTATTTTCTTTATAGGGGCCCCTTGCTCATCAAGTGTCTGACCTCTTATAGGAGTTCCCAACAGAGAGAGTCACGTAAAGGTGAAAAATTCAGTAGGATGGTGGGTCGCTATTTTATTTATCGGACGTAAGAAAGGGGTTGTAGCCAAAAATGACGCTTGCTAGCGGATGAAAAAAAGGCGAGATGTTTTAATAAAAGGAGGATAGCTTGCATAAGTTATTAAAAAAGGGCATAGGGTGGGATTTCTATGAAATTATTTGCATCAGATTACGATGGAACCTATTGGAAACATACATTTAAAGGTCAGGTAGACCTTGTTAAAAATATTAAACAAACGAAACAGTGGCGTGAAGAGGGGAATCTTTTTGTTTTTGCAACGGGACGTCCTATTTCCATGATGAGGCTAGAAAAATATATGCATGGCATTGTTTACGATTATA
This window encodes:
- a CDS encoding PfkB family carbohydrate kinase, yielding MFQIEVVLNSITHAKDLVSIAEGTPCEVWLHCHRYVVNAKSLLGVLSLPFMEEAKLSLETEDQQVIDEVLKRLSTFHLLKDESAINDKAYDLVALGEILIDFTQEGVTASGQKIFVQHAGGAPANVLVAASKLGSKTAFLGKVGTDAHGRFLKTTLEAEGVETKGLILDSNFFTTLAFVELDESGERTFSFARKPGADTQIQKEELPLEILKQSRIFHVGSLSLTHQPSYETTFYAVKYAKEHGAMISYDPNYRASLWESEEIAKEVMRQMIPYTDIMKISEVEMELLTDQSTPEAAATCLINQGVQIVLITLGKDGAYLYTEEGGQLIPGYLSHVIDTTGAGDAFLGGFLHSLSQHPILMSQLSLKGLTSHVRLANAVASLCVEQMGAIPAMPLKESVCKRFIGFA
- a CDS encoding GntP family permease, whose product is MSPAFIADPQRLVIAALCGVLLLLVLIVKFKLHPFISLLISAFVIGLGSGLPVPMLVSAVEEGAGQTLQGIILLIGLGSMFGGILEVSGGAQAVAQALIKKFGEKRAGLALGLTGLVVGITVFFEAGVVILIPLAFGLVKKTKRSTLYYVIPLLAGLASAFAFIPPSAGSVLVANLLGVDLGIMIVVGVIVGLMALLVGGIFFSRFIGHRLHTALPTNVLEVEEIDENQLPSFKLVATIILIPLLLILASTVSVYLEGLRPIRPILEFLGTPFVALVIAVLSAVYLLGIKQGYNAEQVRKILERSLRPTGQILLVITGGGIISFILQACGVGELVGGLLESSGLPYVLAAFLIAGFIRFSVGAAVVAMTMAAGIMASMPAVLELSPLYLAAMVCAINGGATAFSHFNDSGFWLVSSLLEIDEKTTLKSWTVMETLIGVTGLVCALVISMFA